The Prochlorococcus marinus XMU1404 DNA segment CCTTTTTTTCTTTGAAAATTTTTTACCAAAAGGTACTCTTATAACATTAGTTCCCTCAATTGAACAAATACTTGAATTATCTCCTGAAAAATTATTGACAAAATTTGGTAGATCGACATTTTTAGATCGCAGGTGCTTAACATTACCAGATTTAAAATCTTTAGTCATAGCTTCAAATACCCCAAAAAAATTTGATGCTTGTGTATTTTAATAAAAAAATTTAAAAAAATTCTATAAGAAAATATTAAATTTTTATTCAAATTGATAATAACTAAGTAAATAAAAGGACGCTAGTCCTTTAAGCACATTTTTTCTCTTCTAAAGTATCTTCTTGATTTACATTGCAAGAACAAATTAAATTGCGATCGCCATATGCATTATTAATCCTAGAAACTGAAGACCAAAACTTTATAGTTGTTGGAGTTTTATAAGGAAAAGAAGCTTTTGCTTTTGAATAAGGATAATGCCAAGTTTCAGCAATTAACTCTTTCAGCGTATGGGGAGCATTGCTTATTACATTATTATTAGTCAATTCATTATTATTTTCTATTTCACTGATTTCTTCTCCAATCAATAACATAGCCTCACAAAATCTATCTAATTCTGCCAAACTTTCACTTTCAGTAGGCTCTATCATTATGGTCTCTGGAACAGGCCAACTTATAGTTGGAGCATGAAAACTATAATCTATTAATCGTTTAGCTAAATCATTTACACTCAAACCAGTTCTAGATTTTAAATCTCTAAAATCTAAAATACATTCATGTGCGACAAAATTATTTTTTCCTTTATAGAGAATCTTGAATTTATGCTTTAGAGAATACGCAATATAATTTGCAGATAAAATTGCGTGTGCAGTTGCTTTCCTTAAACCACTAATACCTGCCATTTTTATGTACATCCAGCTTATTGGAAGAATACTCGCACTCCCATGCTTGGCAGAAGATACGTAATTGGAACTATTAGATAAATTATTATCCGTTAAAGAATGATTAGGAAGAAATGGGCTTAAAGTTTCTGATGAAGCAACTGGACCTACTCCTGGACCACCACCTCCATGTGGAATGCAGAATGTTTTATGTAAATTCAAATGACAAACATCAACACCATAGTGCCCGGGTTTACATAATCCAACCTGAGCATTCAGATTTGCTCCATCTAAATAGACAAATCCTCCAACTGAGTGAATTAAGTCACATATCTTTCTGATTTGCAATTCAAAAACTCCATGGGTGGATGGATAGGTCAACATAAGAGCTCCTATTTGGTTATCAAATTTCTTGACCTTGATAGACAAATCATGAAAATCAATATTTCCTTGGTCATCACATTCAACAGTTAATACATCAAAACCTGCCATAACTGCACTAGCAGGATTTGTTCCATGAGCACTTTTAGGAATTAAGCATTTTTTTCTTGAAGGTTCACCTTTTGATTCAAAATAAGAATTTATTGCCAATAAACCTGCAAACTCTCCTTGAGAGCCTGCATTTGGTTGAAAAGAAACTGATTTTAAGCCAACAATATCACTTATCCATTTTTCTAAGTCAGATATTATTTTTGAATAGCCCTTAGTTTGATCTGGTGGAGAAAAAGGATGAATGGAAGATAAATTAGCCCAAGAGACTGGACTTAACTCTGCTGCAGAATTTAACTTCATGGTACAGCTGCCTAATGGCATCATTCCATCTACCAAAGAAAAATCTTTTTCAGCAAGTCGGAATATATATCTCATTAATTCAGTTTCACTTTGGTAATTTGAGAATATATCTTGCTGCATCCATTCACTGGATCTCAAAGCTAAACTTTCAAGGTGAAATCCTTTATCAAATTTTATAAGCTCTAGATCTTCTTTTTTATCTATAAGGTTTGCTATGAAAGTTACAATATCTTTTATTTCTTTTTCACTACTAAGCTCATCTAAAGAGATCCCAAAGCCAGTTGAATCTTCAATAGTTGATCCCAACGGCAGAATTCTTAAGTTATATCCGTTTTTTAAAGCTTCATTATGGATCTTTTGGGAGTGCTCAGAATAAACGTCAACACTGTCAAATCTAATCCCATCAGGAATATCAAAACCTAGATCAATCAAACTTGATTCTAAATTTCTTCTCAACTTAACTAATCTCTTAGCAATTTGCGTTAATCCAGAGGGTCCATGATAAATAGCATAAAAAGAAGAAATAATAGCTAACAAAGATTGAGCAGTACAAATATTACTAGTGGCCTTCTCCCTTCTAATATGTTGCTC contains these protein-coding regions:
- the gcvP gene encoding aminomethyl-transferring glycine dehydrogenase produces the protein MTSKIGPDLFIDRHLGLGDNDERIMLKKLGFNNIDQFINQVIPKDIQLKDKSSEILPKGCSEIEALNELEEIAKKNTKMRSLIGLGYYDNHMPKVIQRHVLENPRWYTSYTPYQAEIAQGRLEALFNFQTIVCELTGFPVANASLLDEGTAAAEAMAMSFAARKNKSSKVYLVESNVFDHTFNVLQTRAKPLGISLQRFSQSNLPNHDDVFGILLQLPGKNGELFDPTFLISQAHRSEIIVTVCIDPLAQVLIKPISEFGVDVAVGSMQRFGVPMGFGGPHAAYFACSERFKRLIPGRIVGQTLSKNGEKSLRLALQTREQHIRREKATSNICTAQSLLAIISSFYAIYHGPSGLTQIAKRLVKLRRNLESSLIDLGFDIPDGIRFDSVDVYSEHSQKIHNEALKNGYNLRILPLGSTIEDSTGFGISLDELSSEKEIKDIVTFIANLIDKKEDLELIKFDKGFHLESLALRSSEWMQQDIFSNYQSETELMRYIFRLAEKDFSLVDGMMPLGSCTMKLNSAAELSPVSWANLSSIHPFSPPDQTKGYSKIISDLEKWISDIVGLKSVSFQPNAGSQGEFAGLLAINSYFESKGEPSRKKCLIPKSAHGTNPASAVMAGFDVLTVECDDQGNIDFHDLSIKVKKFDNQIGALMLTYPSTHGVFELQIRKICDLIHSVGGFVYLDGANLNAQVGLCKPGHYGVDVCHLNLHKTFCIPHGGGGPGVGPVASSETLSPFLPNHSLTDNNLSNSSNYVSSAKHGSASILPISWMYIKMAGISGLRKATAHAILSANYIAYSLKHKFKILYKGKNNFVAHECILDFRDLKSRTGLSVNDLAKRLIDYSFHAPTISWPVPETIMIEPTESESLAELDRFCEAMLLIGEEISEIENNNELTNNNVISNAPHTLKELIAETWHYPYSKAKASFPYKTPTTIKFWSSVSRINNAYGDRNLICSCNVNQEDTLEEKKCA